A stretch of Aureispira sp. CCB-E DNA encodes these proteins:
- a CDS encoding SMP-30/gluconolactonase/LRE family protein, with protein MYKLTYYLISIAYFSICLACVSVPKNTHNSSERIATGAGPEDILLDTISCQHPRLLVSCTNRRLKDSIPNGNIYAIDLDKDSLISRPLLRVNEPDTLVFQPHGFDLVRQNGKVYLFIVSHDEQRDKHYVYKYEVNEQQLKFVKAYQNILMNSPNTVVALKKGGFYTSIDQKKRGNQLALLFKAKSGSIVFCDEQGGWAKVASKLAYPNGLYITSKERYLYASTTRQHTLFKYSIKADGNLINREKVTQLVGGDNIRLGQNKELLIPAHLKAFKFFAHFKDSSKIAPSVVYSVNTTDGTKEVAYSNDGKQISAASTAVSYKNHLYIAQVYQPYILRIKRENKVSKK; from the coding sequence ATGTATAAACTTACTTATTATCTAATTTCTATCGCTTATTTTTCCATCTGTCTTGCCTGTGTTTCGGTACCCAAAAACACGCACAACTCTTCTGAGCGTATTGCTACAGGGGCAGGTCCCGAAGATATACTCTTAGATACTATTTCATGTCAACACCCTAGATTACTGGTTTCTTGCACCAATCGCCGCTTAAAAGATAGTATTCCTAATGGGAATATTTATGCCATTGATTTGGACAAAGATTCTTTAATCAGTCGTCCTCTCCTACGGGTCAACGAACCCGACACACTCGTTTTTCAACCACATGGATTTGACTTGGTTCGTCAAAATGGAAAAGTGTATTTATTTATCGTTTCTCATGACGAGCAAAGAGACAAACACTATGTTTACAAATATGAAGTAAACGAGCAACAACTTAAATTTGTAAAAGCCTATCAAAATATATTAATGAACTCCCCTAATACTGTTGTTGCCTTAAAAAAAGGAGGCTTCTATACTAGTATTGACCAAAAGAAACGAGGCAATCAACTCGCCTTGCTTTTTAAAGCAAAATCAGGTAGCATCGTTTTTTGTGATGAGCAAGGTGGTTGGGCAAAAGTTGCTTCTAAATTGGCGTACCCAAATGGCTTGTATATTACATCCAAAGAGCGTTATTTATACGCAAGTACCACACGCCAGCATACTCTATTTAAGTACAGTATTAAAGCAGATGGAAACTTGATTAATCGAGAAAAAGTTACTCAATTGGTCGGCGGAGACAATATAAGATTAGGTCAAAACAAAGAACTCTTAATTCCTGCACATCTCAAAGCATTTAAGTTTTTTGCTCATTTCAAGGACTCATCCAAGATAGCTCCTAGCGTTGTTTATAGTGTAAATACTACTGATGGAACCAAAGAAGTGGCATATTCTAACGATGGGAAGCAAATTAGTGCTGCATCAACTGCTGTTAGCTACAAAAATCATCTATATATTGCGCAAGTTTATCAACCCTATATATTACGCATTAAGCGAGAAAATAAGGTTTCTAAAAAATAG